From Haloglomus litoreum, the proteins below share one genomic window:
- a CDS encoding SDR family NAD(P)-dependent oxidoreductase translates to MNVLITGASRGIGAAVARRFGEDGAHVALCARDEEPLHAVAADVVEAGGEATTQRADVRDEFDIERFTETAAREGGPIDLVVANAGVYHGDPGETPLADESYAAFDEHIRTNGRGVFATVRESVPHLADDARVLVPSGSIARDAKPGFGSYAVSKALAEAIARQFATDLDTPVGVVDPGQVSTELTGEGPGRDPAEVADLFHWAATEAPAEDLNGGVLDLRAWKQATR, encoded by the coding sequence ATGAACGTACTCATCACGGGAGCCAGCCGTGGCATCGGCGCCGCCGTCGCCCGTCGGTTCGGCGAGGACGGGGCTCACGTCGCGCTGTGTGCCCGCGACGAGGAGCCGCTCCACGCGGTGGCCGCCGACGTCGTGGAGGCTGGCGGCGAGGCGACGACCCAGCGCGCCGACGTGCGCGACGAGTTCGACATCGAGCGCTTCACCGAGACCGCCGCCCGCGAGGGGGGCCCCATCGACCTCGTGGTCGCGAACGCCGGCGTCTACCACGGCGACCCCGGGGAGACGCCGCTCGCCGACGAGTCGTACGCCGCGTTCGACGAGCACATCCGGACGAACGGCCGGGGCGTCTTCGCCACGGTCCGGGAGTCCGTCCCCCACCTCGCCGACGACGCGCGGGTGCTGGTCCCCTCGGGGAGCATCGCCCGGGACGCCAAACCCGGCTTCGGGAGCTACGCGGTCTCGAAGGCGCTGGCGGAGGCCATCGCCCGCCAGTTCGCCACCGACCTCGACACCCCCGTCGGCGTCGTCGACCCCGGACAGGTCTCGACGGAGCTCACGGGCGAGGGACCCGGCCGCGACCCGGCGGAGGTGGCCGACCTGTTCCACTGGGCCGCGACCGAGGCGCCGGCCGAGGATCTGAACGGCGGCGTCCTGGACCTGCGGGCGTGGAAGCAGGCGACGCGGTGA
- a CDS encoding ZIP family metal transporter encodes MSAETRTDGDESTAVGGLGGVSAVGAAAVVGLLAVSALAVTAELWKLLIIGWVAFVAMAGAALLGNRAARTRDAFGLVWGYGLAAGAMVTSAAVFLLPQAFGLGGQIGGFGVAAGLLAGYASHTASHRLAHIDGVNSSAVELTAHSLAAGLIIGVIYAALPDPGLLLGLAIVSHKGPAGYAAARRLRHEGQRISLLLLPAAGVALAAIPVAAIQPPLSANVSAAVFGFAAGIFLHLAMDFLPECELGGEVGQVAELGDMDGEAHHLLDRLRLHAVGSTALGALAVFGAWLVIA; translated from the coding sequence ATGAGCGCGGAGACCCGGACGGACGGTGACGAATCGACGGCGGTGGGCGGCCTCGGCGGGGTGTCGGCGGTCGGCGCCGCGGCGGTCGTGGGGCTGCTCGCGGTCTCCGCGCTGGCGGTCACCGCGGAACTGTGGAAGCTCCTCATCATCGGCTGGGTCGCGTTCGTCGCGATGGCCGGCGCCGCGCTCCTCGGTAATCGGGCCGCCCGGACCCGCGACGCGTTCGGCCTGGTGTGGGGCTACGGTCTCGCCGCGGGTGCGATGGTCACCTCCGCCGCCGTCTTCCTCCTGCCGCAGGCGTTCGGCCTCGGCGGGCAGATCGGCGGCTTCGGCGTCGCCGCGGGGCTGCTGGCGGGCTACGCCTCCCACACCGCCAGCCACCGCCTCGCGCACATCGACGGCGTGAACTCCTCGGCCGTCGAGCTCACCGCACACTCGCTGGCCGCGGGCCTCATCATCGGCGTCATCTACGCCGCGCTTCCGGACCCCGGCCTCCTGCTGGGACTGGCCATCGTCTCGCACAAGGGGCCGGCGGGCTACGCCGCGGCCCGCCGCCTGCGCCACGAGGGGCAGCGCATCTCGCTGCTGCTCCTCCCGGCGGCGGGCGTCGCCCTCGCCGCGATTCCGGTCGCCGCCATCCAGCCGCCGCTGTCGGCGAACGTGAGTGCGGCGGTGTTCGGCTTCGCCGCCGGCATCTTCCTCCACCTCGCGATGGACTTCCTGCCCGAGTGCGAACTCGGCGGGGAGGTCGGGCAGGTCGCGGAACTGGGGGACATGGACGGCGAGGCCCACCACCTGCTGGACCGACTCCGACTGCACGCCGTCGGGAGCACGGCGCTGGGCGCGCTGGCCGTCTTCGGTGCGTGGCTCGTTATCGCGTAA
- a CDS encoding DUF7523 family protein: MTLAADTREAVDARPFLHAALQAGVVNYTAAARYLDVGDGSDEDHEAVAAALRRYADELGEYEPTTAGTSARVEMRSGVGPTDDRGDAVLAVGGTILAPTGGDDTAIVATGDHDPTQLAAVLDRLRIDDIDVHAAGATDETVVVVVPRRDGPTALRVVEETL; encoded by the coding sequence ATGACGCTGGCAGCCGACACGCGCGAGGCCGTCGACGCGCGGCCGTTCCTCCACGCCGCGCTCCAGGCGGGCGTGGTCAACTACACCGCGGCGGCGCGCTACCTCGACGTGGGCGACGGGAGCGACGAGGACCACGAGGCCGTCGCCGCCGCGCTCCGGCGCTACGCGGACGAACTCGGGGAGTACGAGCCCACCACCGCCGGGACGAGCGCCCGCGTGGAGATGCGCTCGGGCGTCGGCCCCACGGACGACCGGGGCGACGCCGTCCTCGCGGTCGGCGGGACCATCCTCGCGCCGACGGGCGGCGACGACACGGCCATCGTCGCGACCGGCGACCACGACCCGACGCAGCTGGCGGCCGTCCTCGACCGCCTCCGCATCGACGACATCGACGTGCACGCGGCCGGCGCGACCGACGAGACGGTGGTCGTCGTGGTTCCGCGGCGCGACGGCCCGACGGCGCTGCGCGTGGTCGAAGAGACGCTGTAA
- the cysS gene encoding cysteine--tRNA ligase, producing MTLRVTNTLSGETEVFEPRDEDEVLLYYCGLTTSDPAHMGHARSWLHVDVMHRWLEHRGYDVRHVENFTDVNEKIVARVGEAGDDEADVADHYIADLIADMRSLNLKRAKVYPRVSEHIEQIVAMVERLVESGHAYESNGSVYFDVTTFEEYGALSNQTLEELESQGDPDERSEKRNPADFALWKAGGVGPDDIAEHRHDEAAPAEEAAECAQTWDSPWGEGRPGWHIECSAMSTTHLDDTIDIHVGGRDLVFPHHENEIAQSEAATGQTFARYWLHTALVQVESGEDESEKMSSSLGNFSTVSGLVRERGPNVARMWALSAAYNTEAVFSPETLDEAAERWERLERGYEAAVGGCDSTAARASVTDEALREAVADTRGDFAAAMDDDFNTREALTALLDLVGAVNRHVAEEPHDYRGLRRAVEAFEALGGEVLGFELGDAGGGGDVQLAEDLVELVLAAREDAREAGDYERADQLRDDLQALGVEVQDTDNGPEFRLP from the coding sequence ATGACGCTCCGCGTGACGAACACGCTATCGGGGGAGACGGAGGTCTTCGAGCCGCGCGACGAGGACGAGGTCCTGCTCTACTACTGCGGCCTGACGACCTCCGACCCCGCGCACATGGGTCACGCGCGCTCGTGGCTCCACGTCGACGTGATGCACCGGTGGCTCGAACACCGGGGCTACGACGTGCGCCACGTGGAGAACTTCACCGACGTGAACGAGAAGATCGTCGCCCGCGTCGGCGAGGCCGGCGACGACGAGGCCGATGTCGCGGACCACTACATCGCCGACCTCATCGCGGACATGCGCTCGCTCAACCTGAAGCGGGCGAAGGTGTACCCGCGCGTCTCCGAGCACATCGAGCAGATCGTCGCGATGGTCGAGCGGCTGGTCGAGTCGGGCCACGCCTACGAGTCGAACGGGTCGGTCTACTTCGACGTGACCACCTTCGAGGAGTACGGCGCCCTCTCGAACCAGACGCTCGAGGAACTGGAGTCGCAGGGCGACCCCGACGAGCGCTCAGAGAAGCGCAACCCGGCGGACTTCGCACTCTGGAAGGCCGGCGGCGTCGGGCCCGACGACATCGCCGAACACCGCCACGACGAGGCCGCGCCCGCCGAGGAGGCCGCCGAGTGCGCCCAGACCTGGGACTCACCGTGGGGCGAGGGTCGCCCCGGCTGGCACATCGAGTGCTCGGCGATGTCGACGACCCACCTCGACGACACCATCGACATCCACGTCGGCGGGCGCGACCTCGTCTTCCCGCACCACGAGAACGAGATCGCCCAGAGCGAGGCCGCGACGGGACAGACGTTCGCGCGCTACTGGCTCCACACCGCCCTCGTCCAGGTCGAGTCGGGCGAGGACGAGAGCGAGAAGATGTCCTCGTCGCTGGGGAACTTCTCGACGGTGTCGGGGCTCGTCCGCGAGCGTGGGCCGAACGTCGCGCGGATGTGGGCGCTCTCGGCGGCGTACAACACGGAGGCCGTCTTCTCCCCGGAGACGCTGGACGAGGCCGCCGAACGCTGGGAGCGCCTCGAACGGGGCTACGAGGCCGCCGTCGGCGGCTGTGACTCGACGGCCGCCCGCGCGAGCGTCACGGACGAGGCCCTCCGCGAGGCCGTCGCCGACACGCGCGGCGACTTCGCGGCCGCGATGGACGACGACTTCAACACGCGCGAGGCGCTGACCGCGCTGCTGGACCTCGTGGGCGCCGTCAACCGCCACGTCGCCGAGGAGCCACACGACTACCGCGGCCTCCGGCGCGCCGTCGAGGCGTTCGAGGCCCTCGGCGGGGAGGTGCTGGGTTTCGAACTCGGCGATGCGGGCGGCGGTGGCGACGTGCAACTCGCCGAGGACCTCGTCGAACTCGTCCTCGCGGCCCGCGAGGACGCCCGCGAGGCCGGCGACTACGAGCGCGCCGACCAGCTCCGCGACGACCTGCAGGCGCTCGGCGTCGAGGTGCAGGACACCGACAACGGCCCCGAGTTCCGCCTGCCCTGA
- a CDS encoding DUF6517 family protein — protein MTRRAVAALLVLLTITAGCSFLSGATTFTAERGTVSESAQSETDYSLTNENTTTVTRSFAGQEVEVNNQLTEYSRSTSLPVFGDQEVARFSVFTTPAVEVAGQGPFNPVSNLNNTELALRLQAQYGTIDNVQFEENRTETMLGDEVTVGKFSADARTSQGTDTEVFMHIAQTRSGDDFVIAIAVYPTQLDGEQENVDTLLNGVQHPGSSDSGSDGGDATPTSGDSGSDGGATPTATSTDDGVV, from the coding sequence ATGACACGACGTGCTGTCGCCGCGTTGCTCGTGCTACTGACCATCACGGCCGGCTGTTCGTTCCTCTCGGGGGCGACCACCTTCACCGCCGAGCGGGGGACCGTCTCCGAGTCGGCCCAGTCCGAGACGGACTACTCGCTGACGAACGAGAACACGACGACCGTCACCCGGAGCTTCGCCGGACAGGAGGTCGAGGTGAACAACCAGCTCACCGAGTACTCGCGCTCGACCAGCCTGCCGGTGTTCGGCGACCAGGAGGTCGCCCGGTTCAGCGTCTTCACGACGCCGGCCGTCGAGGTCGCCGGCCAGGGGCCGTTCAACCCGGTCTCCAACCTGAACAACACGGAGCTGGCGCTCCGGCTCCAGGCCCAGTACGGCACCATCGACAACGTCCAGTTCGAGGAGAACCGGACGGAGACGATGCTCGGCGACGAGGTGACCGTCGGCAAGTTCAGCGCCGACGCCCGGACCTCCCAGGGGACCGACACCGAGGTGTTCATGCACATCGCACAGACGCGGAGCGGCGACGACTTCGTCATCGCCATCGCCGTCTACCCGACGCAGCTCGACGGCGAGCAGGAGAACGTCGACACGCTCCTGAACGGCGTCCAGCACCCCGGCAGCAGCGATAGCGGCTCGGACGGCGGTGACGCCACCCCGACGAGCGGTGACAGTGGCAGCGACGGCGGCGCGACGCCGACCGCCACCTCCACGGACGACGGCGTCGTCTGA
- the corA gene encoding magnesium/cobalt transporter CorA encodes MLDAVVYDRDHGVREFDAAASLDAARDADGTTWVRAHETDRETFDRVAEVFGIHALAVEDVVNNVQPKAEEFQNYTFCLVKATALLRDDAETPAFDEVVRDDPVGVFFGDDWVVTMSTARLPSVDRVRQAVAREDERLLQRGPDFTAYRVLDVVVDGYFDVLDDIEASIEDLEELVLVTTDIEVLERVNGLRRELLAFRKLAWPARDAVGVLARGDPDQVAPETEKYFRDVADHLVQVVDLVETYRELVRGSRDIYLNTLSQSTNEVMKRLTVVAVIFLPLTFFAGLFGMNFETMPELGWPYAYHAALFGMAAVAAVLALYFNEQGYL; translated from the coding sequence ATGCTGGATGCCGTCGTCTACGACCGGGACCACGGCGTCCGGGAGTTCGACGCCGCCGCCTCGCTCGACGCGGCCCGCGACGCCGACGGGACGACGTGGGTCCGGGCCCACGAGACCGACCGCGAGACGTTCGACCGCGTCGCCGAGGTCTTCGGCATCCACGCCCTGGCCGTCGAGGACGTCGTGAACAACGTCCAGCCGAAGGCCGAGGAGTTCCAGAACTACACGTTCTGCCTGGTGAAAGCGACCGCACTCCTGCGCGACGACGCGGAGACGCCCGCGTTCGACGAGGTCGTCCGGGACGACCCCGTCGGCGTCTTCTTCGGCGACGACTGGGTCGTGACGATGTCGACCGCGCGACTGCCCTCCGTCGACCGGGTCCGGCAGGCCGTCGCCCGCGAGGACGAGCGCCTGCTCCAGCGCGGCCCGGACTTCACCGCGTACCGCGTCCTCGACGTGGTCGTCGACGGCTACTTCGACGTGCTGGACGACATCGAGGCCAGCATCGAGGACCTGGAGGAACTCGTCCTCGTCACGACGGACATCGAGGTGCTCGAGCGGGTGAACGGGCTCCGGCGTGAGCTGCTGGCGTTCCGGAAACTGGCGTGGCCCGCCCGCGACGCCGTCGGGGTCCTGGCCCGGGGCGACCCCGACCAGGTCGCCCCGGAGACGGAGAAGTACTTCCGCGACGTCGCCGACCACCTCGTGCAGGTGGTCGACCTCGTCGAGACCTACCGCGAACTGGTCCGGGGCTCGCGGGACATCTACCTCAACACGCTCTCCCAATCCACCAACGAGGTGATGAAGCGGCTCACGGTCGTCGCGGTCATCTTCCTCCCGCTCACCTTCTTCGCGGGACTGTTCGGGATGAACTTCGAGACGATGCCGGAACTCGGGTGGCCGTACGCCTACCACGCCGCGCTGTTCGGGATGGCGGCCGTCGCGGCCGTGCTGGCGCTGTACTTCAACGAGCAGGGCTACCTGTGA
- a CDS encoding MaoC family dehydratase: MYQFEDMAVGWGETYGSHEMTEAGIVAFAEQFDPQPMHTDPEAAADSQYGGLIASGLHTIGVATRLMVENFLNDSSNRGGLGLTDLTWHRPVRPGDVLRVRHEVVERRDSDSHPDAGVVVRDVEVLASDGDGDDETVVCSWTVAILMGKRES, translated from the coding sequence ATGTACCAGTTCGAGGACATGGCGGTCGGCTGGGGTGAGACGTACGGGAGTCACGAGATGACCGAGGCGGGGATCGTCGCGTTCGCCGAGCAGTTCGACCCGCAGCCGATGCACACGGACCCCGAGGCGGCCGCCGACAGCCAGTACGGCGGGCTCATCGCGAGCGGCCTCCACACCATCGGCGTCGCCACCCGACTGATGGTCGAGAACTTCCTCAACGACTCCTCGAACCGCGGCGGCCTCGGCCTCACGGACCTGACCTGGCACCGGCCCGTCCGGCCGGGTGATGTCCTCCGGGTGCGACACGAGGTGGTCGAGCGCCGGGACTCCGACAGTCACCCAGACGCCGGCGTCGTCGTCCGCGACGTCGAGGTGCTGGCGAGCGACGGCGACGGGGACGACGAGACGGTGGTCTGCTCGTGGACGGTGGCCATCCTGATGGGGAAGCGCGAGTCGTGA
- a CDS encoding rubrerythrin-like domain-containing protein, with protein MSVRVYECIQCGARAMARGYPGRCTGCGGQLMNLAVRRE; from the coding sequence ATGTCCGTTCGAGTGTACGAGTGCATCCAGTGCGGCGCGCGGGCGATGGCCCGGGGCTACCCCGGGCGCTGTACCGGCTGCGGTGGCCAGTTGATGAACCTGGCCGTCCGTCGAGAGTGA
- a CDS encoding riboflavin synthase, translating to MFTGIVAETGEILDRTETDEGLRLRVAASFAADLEHGESIAVSGACLTVEAHDDESFELFCSEETIERTYLGSLEAGDVVNLERALPADGRFDGHFVQGHVDGTGRVTGIEQLGDDWTFSFSLPRPLARYVVEKGSIAVDGISLTVARLEKPDTGYEGGAEGEFDVAVIPATYDLTNLREKSVGDPVHLEVDVVAKYVESLTEGYLE from the coding sequence ATGTTCACCGGCATCGTCGCGGAGACCGGCGAGATTCTCGACCGGACGGAGACCGACGAGGGGCTGCGCCTGCGCGTCGCGGCGTCGTTCGCGGCCGACCTCGAACACGGCGAATCCATCGCCGTCTCCGGGGCCTGCCTCACCGTCGAGGCCCACGACGACGAGTCGTTCGAGCTGTTCTGCTCGGAGGAGACCATCGAGCGGACCTACCTCGGGTCGCTCGAGGCGGGCGACGTCGTCAACCTCGAGCGGGCGCTCCCTGCCGACGGTCGCTTCGACGGCCACTTCGTCCAGGGTCACGTCGACGGGACCGGCCGGGTGACGGGCATCGAACAACTGGGGGATGACTGGACGTTCTCGTTCTCGCTGCCGCGCCCGCTCGCGAGGTACGTCGTCGAGAAGGGTTCCATCGCCGTCGACGGCATCTCGCTGACGGTCGCCCGCCTCGAGAAACCCGACACGGGCTACGAGGGCGGCGCCGAGGGTGAGTTCGACGTGGCGGTCATCCCCGCGACCTACGACCTGACGAACCTGCGCGAGAAGTCCGTCGGGGACCCGGTCCACCTGGAGGTCGACGTGGTCGCGAAGTACGTCGAGTCGCTGACCGAGGGATACCTGGAATAG
- a CDS encoding HpcH/HpaI aldolase family protein, protein MQTRTNGLRARIADGEVSLGVLDNTYSPTLVEFYGDLGLDFVWIDLEHGGPSPADGPALDGLLRAAERTGTELLVRLPTGSPAEIRKALDAGVRNVFLPRVDGPEPVRAAVRAARFRYEDGPGDRGLAAPRARRWGLADDYVAAEDRETLVGATVETRAAIDAIDDILDVPELGFVFVGPLDLSVSLGHPGELDHPDVQAAVETVRAAAVDAGVPVGGLGFGMDDVNRKAANGYDLLNLGSTTGALRTAVSDWLDAYDGDRGS, encoded by the coding sequence ATGCAGACACGAACGAACGGACTCCGCGCACGCATCGCCGACGGCGAGGTGTCGCTCGGTGTCCTCGACAACACGTACAGCCCGACCCTGGTGGAGTTCTACGGCGACCTCGGCCTCGACTTCGTGTGGATCGACCTGGAACACGGCGGCCCCTCGCCCGCCGACGGACCCGCCCTGGATGGGCTACTCCGGGCGGCCGAACGGACCGGGACGGAACTGCTGGTACGCCTGCCGACCGGGTCGCCCGCCGAGATACGGAAGGCACTGGATGCGGGCGTCCGGAACGTGTTCCTGCCGCGGGTCGACGGTCCCGAACCCGTCCGCGCGGCGGTGCGGGCAGCCCGGTTCCGCTACGAGGACGGTCCCGGCGATCGGGGGCTGGCGGCGCCACGGGCCCGGCGCTGGGGCCTGGCCGACGACTACGTCGCCGCGGAGGACCGCGAGACGCTCGTCGGGGCGACCGTCGAGACCCGGGCCGCCATCGACGCGATCGACGACATCCTCGACGTGCCGGAGCTGGGCTTCGTCTTCGTCGGCCCGCTGGACCTGTCGGTATCGCTGGGACACCCCGGCGAACTCGACCACCCGGACGTGCAGGCCGCGGTCGAGACCGTCCGCGCGGCAGCCGTCGACGCCGGGGTGCCCGTCGGCGGCCTCGGCTTCGGGATGGATGACGTGAACCGGAAGGCGGCGAACGGCTACGATCTGCTCAACCTCGGGAGCACGACGGGCGCGCTCCGGACGGCGGTCTCCGACTGGCTGGACGCGTACGACGGCGACCGCGGGTCGTGA
- a CDS encoding histone-like protein: MSVELPFAPVDSVIRRNAGDLRVSAEAAEELARRIQDRGAALAVHAAERATADGRKTLMAEDFADTVDGPVPTDGDPEGLELPIAPVDRIARLDIDDSYRVAMDARVALATVLERYADRVAAAAAVLAEHADRRTIKGEDVAVYFRLAEYF; the protein is encoded by the coding sequence ATGAGTGTGGAGCTACCGTTCGCCCCCGTCGACAGCGTCATCCGGCGGAACGCGGGCGACCTCCGCGTGAGCGCCGAGGCCGCCGAGGAGCTCGCGCGCCGGATCCAGGACCGCGGGGCCGCGCTGGCGGTTCACGCCGCCGAACGTGCCACCGCGGACGGGCGCAAGACCCTGATGGCCGAGGACTTCGCCGACACCGTCGACGGGCCGGTGCCCACGGACGGCGACCCCGAGGGGCTGGAACTCCCCATCGCGCCGGTCGACCGCATCGCCCGGCTCGACATCGACGACTCCTACCGGGTCGCGATGGACGCGCGGGTCGCGCTCGCCACCGTCCTCGAGCGGTACGCCGACCGCGTGGCGGCCGCCGCGGCCGTGCTCGCCGAACACGCCGACCGCCGCACCATCAAGGGTGAGGACGTGGCGGTCTACTTCCGACTGGCCGAGTACTTCTGA
- a CDS encoding histone deacetylase family protein, with the protein MRFGYREACLRHETGARHPESSDRLRAIRRRLSRLHGVEYEEGDLATREALERVHDTAYLDEVEQFCADGGGTWDADTVAVGATWEAARASAGLSVWAANAALDGQQGHDTPFAIGRPPGHHAEPDEAMGFCFLGNAGVAAADALQRDGCDRVAVFDWDVHHGNGTQKMFYERGDVFYASIHERGLFPGTGFVDEPGRGEGEGSTLNVPYRGGCGDAEYCAAIDEALRPALERYGPDLIIVSAGFDAHEHDPISRMRVSTEGYGAMTRRMVDLCEDVDAALAFVLEGGYSLDALADSIAMVHETMHGRDPVEPDGEVNDRARERLDEVRAEHDL; encoded by the coding sequence ATGCGCTTTGGCTACCGGGAGGCCTGCCTGCGGCACGAGACGGGCGCCCGACACCCGGAGTCGTCGGACCGGCTGCGGGCCATCCGCCGGCGCCTCTCGCGACTCCACGGCGTCGAGTACGAGGAGGGTGACCTGGCGACCCGCGAGGCGCTCGAGCGCGTCCACGACACCGCCTACCTCGACGAGGTCGAGCAGTTCTGCGCGGACGGCGGGGGCACCTGGGACGCCGACACCGTCGCCGTCGGCGCCACCTGGGAGGCCGCCCGCGCGAGCGCCGGCCTCTCGGTGTGGGCCGCCAACGCCGCGCTCGACGGCCAGCAGGGCCACGACACCCCATTCGCCATCGGCCGCCCGCCCGGCCACCACGCCGAGCCGGACGAGGCTATGGGCTTCTGTTTCCTCGGCAACGCCGGCGTCGCGGCCGCCGACGCCCTCCAGCGCGACGGCTGCGACCGCGTCGCCGTCTTCGACTGGGACGTCCACCACGGCAACGGCACCCAGAAGATGTTCTACGAGCGCGGCGACGTCTTCTACGCCTCCATCCACGAGCGCGGCCTCTTCCCGGGAACCGGCTTCGTCGACGAGCCCGGCCGGGGCGAGGGCGAGGGCAGCACCCTGAACGTGCCCTACCGCGGTGGCTGTGGCGACGCCGAGTACTGCGCCGCCATCGACGAGGCGCTCCGCCCCGCGCTGGAGCGGTACGGTCCCGACCTCATCATCGTCAGCGCGGGCTTCGACGCCCACGAGCACGACCCCATCTCCCGGATGCGCGTCTCCACCGAGGGGTACGGCGCGATGACCCGCCGGATGGTCGACCTGTGCGAGGACGTGGACGCCGCGCTCGCGTTCGTCCTCGAGGGGGGCTACAGCCTCGACGCGCTCGCGGACTCCATCGCGATGGTCCACGAGACGATGCACGGCCGCGACCCCGTCGAACCCGACGGCGAGGTCAACGACCGGGCGCGCGAGCGGCTGGACGAGGTGCGGGCCGAGCACGACCTCTGA
- the ftsY gene encoding signal recognition particle-docking protein FtsY, translating to MFDGLKEKLGKFRDDAAEEAVEVEETDEEPADEAAPDDTPESAESDAESAPEQAVESEADADAEPAPDEPAAEEATPEAGADSESAPAREGEAEPERESNVPDALSRRTEEVTAGSAEETGGESLFGSVKRAATGKALIKREELQRPLEELEMALIQGDVEMSVAQAITDRIEEKLVGQTRAQVQTGEIVVQRAIGDALRDVISVGQFDFDQRIAEADKPVTIIFTGVNGVGKTTTIAKLARRFQNQGLTPVIANGDTYRAGANEQIEEHAEALDAKIITHQQGGDPAAVIYDAVEYAEANDADVVLGDTAGRLHTSNDLMAQLEKIDRVVDPDMTIFVDEAVAGQDATQRAKQFNDAAEIDGVVLTKADADSQGGAAVSIAHVTGKPILFLGVGQGYEDLERFDPDVIVDRIVGGDD from the coding sequence ATGTTCGACGGTCTGAAGGAGAAACTCGGGAAGTTCCGCGACGACGCCGCCGAGGAGGCCGTCGAGGTCGAGGAGACCGACGAGGAGCCGGCCGACGAGGCCGCCCCCGACGACACTCCCGAGTCCGCCGAGTCGGACGCGGAGTCCGCCCCCGAGCAAGCGGTCGAGTCGGAGGCGGACGCAGACGCAGAGCCCGCCCCGGACGAGCCCGCGGCCGAGGAGGCCACCCCCGAAGCGGGAGCCGACTCGGAATCGGCGCCCGCCCGGGAGGGTGAAGCCGAGCCCGAACGCGAGAGCAACGTCCCCGATGCGCTCTCGCGCCGGACCGAGGAGGTGACCGCCGGCTCCGCCGAGGAGACCGGTGGCGAGAGCCTCTTCGGCTCCGTGAAGCGTGCGGCCACCGGGAAGGCGCTCATCAAGCGCGAGGAGCTCCAGCGACCCCTCGAGGAGCTGGAGATGGCGCTCATCCAGGGCGACGTCGAGATGAGCGTCGCGCAGGCCATCACCGACCGCATCGAGGAGAAACTGGTCGGGCAGACCCGCGCCCAGGTCCAGACCGGCGAGATCGTCGTCCAGCGCGCCATCGGTGACGCGCTCCGGGACGTCATCAGCGTCGGTCAGTTCGACTTCGACCAGCGCATCGCCGAGGCCGACAAGCCGGTCACCATCATCTTCACCGGCGTCAACGGCGTCGGCAAGACGACGACCATCGCCAAGCTCGCCCGGCGCTTCCAGAACCAGGGCCTCACGCCCGTCATCGCGAACGGCGACACCTACCGCGCCGGCGCGAACGAGCAGATCGAGGAGCACGCCGAGGCGCTGGACGCGAAGATCATCACCCACCAGCAGGGTGGGGACCCGGCCGCCGTCATCTACGACGCCGTCGAGTACGCCGAGGCCAACGACGCCGACGTGGTGCTGGGCGATACGGCCGGTCGCCTGCACACCTCGAACGACCTGATGGCCCAGCTGGAGAAGATCGACCGCGTCGTCGACCCGGACATGACCATCTTCGTCGACGAGGCCGTCGCGGGCCAGGACGCCACCCAGCGCGCCAAGCAGTTCAACGATGCCGCCGAGATCGACGGCGTCGTGCTGACGAAGGCCGACGCTGACTCCCAGGGCGGTGCGGCCGTCTCCATCGCGCACGTCACGGGCAAGCCCATCCTCTTCCTCGGCGTGGGCCAGGGGTACGAGGACCTCGAACGGTTCGACCCGGACGTCATCGTCGACCGCATCGTCGGCGGGGACGACTGA
- the pfdA gene encoding prefoldin subunit alpha produces MSLGGGGGGGMDQLQQQLQALEQEKEAVKEEIQGVQADKTDIDEAIDALEELESGDTVQVPLGGDAYVSAELGSIDEIVVSIGGGFAAERDEDGAIDTLESKKDVLDQRIAELEAEIDEIEEQTEQVEQKAQQAQQQQMQQMMQQQQQMQGEGDEDE; encoded by the coding sequence ATGAGCCTCGGTGGTGGCGGCGGCGGTGGCATGGACCAGCTGCAACAGCAGCTCCAGGCGCTCGAACAGGAGAAGGAGGCCGTCAAGGAGGAGATCCAGGGCGTCCAGGCCGACAAGACCGACATCGACGAGGCCATCGACGCGCTGGAGGAGCTCGAGAGCGGCGACACCGTGCAGGTGCCGCTGGGCGGCGACGCGTACGTCAGCGCGGAGCTGGGCAGCATCGACGAGATCGTCGTCTCCATCGGCGGCGGCTTCGCGGCCGAGCGCGACGAGGACGGCGCCATCGACACGCTGGAGAGCAAGAAGGACGTGCTCGACCAGCGCATCGCCGAGCTGGAGGCCGAGATCGACGAGATCGAGGAGCAGACCGAACAGGTCGAGCAGAAGGCCCAGCAGGCCCAGCAGCAGCAGATGCAGCAGATGATGCAGCAGCAACAGCAGATGCAGGGCGAGGGCGACGAGGACGAGTGA